In Bombyx mori chromosome 11, ASM3026992v2, one genomic interval encodes:
- the LOC101742952 gene encoding uncharacterized protein LOC101742952 yields the protein MDVVENSVCSTVEDNEKIKNTNTDREEIVQTSGGSNVCQKTNGVAETDESAVDCSVPAEVLEIAVINPDIEVQCENNQDEVIPEPGNSESVINDTSASDIIPCECDPAPVVAAAIPTDTDSNENNVEKSLSEVLDQEVESTVELESVVDIGSDRVAFETEILVEENVNDSNESKIDEIVKLRQGTPDLLNELDQNIEFSEALRSTDITGNGVNNNTTPVEEVYNKKELLDILKGNDAEECKPVITRVSVDKLTETEKALQQLSRLKKQKKTKSNVKVSIRCKSERKEIVAKKEPEVKKEYSIVKALVKDWDDEEPPEGEQLNQIIKENQSLDVEPQDIVVIEEEETKQNQTVLRTSVDSAEETTNLNPSKSGDENSAQPQRRLSRIIKKKVIFDPDNPDTFTKVKSLSKNKELSADKDQIVVKKPKMDIVYSRPKSKSPVSKMQWKKPSSKNSKQCKRLSEVDKLLMDEGAVNMIYQLTPEAPKGKKNMKTKAEFIKKIQSTTPDSKEMKFRERKKELKGEVGEAKKILGGKYRSSIGSSVKSPSMNEDFEAHSADDSIIYRRHSSSSYSSSCMSPRRLSDVEGSVIQVTTSHSMLQHTETETQPNNDAESKNSVSEPFLEDQNVIPKQINKDDCLSIKEKLNTKLSLALNKRKREIVKTEKPSKQRKTIKSQEKVINREIVHSFKYVSVQIDQRFGEICILDSGTNFNIEVIKEIEKALLFLDSREDISVTLLLSTSGQMCLNLDLNLLLTKSLDDRTNDAHEIAETIRSLLCTILNHTKLLCTAVERGCTGLGFTLVALSDITFASEFATFALSNAEKNAEYSLTPGIAILSYLLPQPLLNNIVLFGRQLSATAAVQSGLISHCLWPASFIEQLRVVIKDIAAQPAQDVLLKKQLLTLKKTESMDSIKSSLEKEKDMFVKYWTTVERNDESH from the exons ATGGATGTCGTGGAAAACTCTGTGTGTTCTACTGTAGAAGATAACGAAAAGATTAAAAACACTAATACAGATAGAGAAGAGATCGTCCAAACTTCGGGAGGATCTAATGTGTGTCAGAAAACGAACGGCGTCGCTGAGACCGACGAGTCCGCTGTAGATTGTTCAGTTCCTGCAGAGGTTTTAGAAATCGCTGTGATTAACCCAGACATTGAAGTTCAATGTGAAAATAATCAAGATGAAGTCATTCCAGAGCCTGGCAATTCAGAATCAGTCATCAATGACACAAGTGCTTCAGACATAATACCATGCGAATGTGATCCTGCACCAGTAGTAGCTGCTGCTATTCCTACAGATACAGATTCCAATGAAAATAATGTTGAAAAGTCACTTTCTGAAGTACTGGATCAAGAAGTAGAGAGCACAGTTGAACTGGAGAGTGTGGTAGATATAGGCTCTGACAGGGTCGCTTTTGAGACTGAGATCCTAGTTGAAGAAAATGTAAATGATTCAAATGAATCTAAGATTGATGAAATTGTTAAATTAAGACAGGGAACACCTGACCTTTTGAATGAATTAGatcaaaatattgaatttagtGAAGCATTACGCTCAACTGACATTACTGGAAATGGAGTCAATAATAATACTACACCTGTAGAagaagtatataataaaaaagagtTATTGGATATTTTGAAGGGTAATGATGCTGAAGAATGTAAACCTGTCATCACTCGTGTCAGTGTAGATAAATTGACTGAAACAGAAAAAGCCCTTCAACAACTGTCACGTCttaagaagcaaaaaaaaactaaaagtaatGTGAAAGTATCAATCAGGTGCAAGAGTGAACGCAAAGAAATAGTTGCTAAAAAAGAACCAGAGGTAAAAAAAGAATACAGTATAGTCAAAGCCCTTGTTAAAGATTGGGATGATGAAGAACCACCCGAAGGTGAACagttaaatcaaataataaaagagAATCAAAGTTTAGATGTGGAGCCCCAAGATATTGTAGTCATTGAGGAAGAGGAAACCAAACAAAACCAAACTGTGTTACGAACATCAGTTGATTCTGCTGAAGAGACCACAAATCTTAATCCCAGCAAGAGTGGTGATGAAAATTCTGCACAACCTCAACGTAGACTAAGCAGAATCATTaagaaaaaagttatttttgatCCTGACAATCCAGACACATTTACAAAAGTTAAATCATTATCTAAAAACAAAGAATTGTCAGCTGATAAAGATCAAATTGTTGTTAAAAAACCGAAAATGGATATTGTATACTCTAGACCAAAGTCTAAATCTCCAGTTTCTAAAATGCAATGGAAAAAGCCATCttctaaaaatagcaaacaatGTAAGAGGCTGTCAGAAGTTGATAAATTATTAATGGATGAAGGTGCAGTTAACATGATTTATCAACTGACTCCTGAAGCACCTaaaggcaaaaaaaacatgaaaacaaAAGCAGAATTCATTAAGAAAATACAGAGTACTACTCCTGACTCTAAGGAAATGAAGTttagagaaagaaaaaaagaattgaaAGGAGAAGTAGGTGAAGCCAAGAAGATATTAGGTGGCAAATATAGGAGTTCAATCGGCAGTTCAGTCAAATCTCCTTCAATGAATGAAGATTTTGAAGCACACAGTGCTGACGATTCCATTATTTATCGCCGACACTCATCTAGCTCTTACTCAAGTTCGTGTATGAGCCCTCGGAGACTTAGTGACGTTGAGGGAAGTGTTATACAAGTTACAACAAGCCATTCAATGCTGCAACACACTGAAACTGAGACGCAACCAAATAATGATGCAGAAAGCAAAAACTCTGTCTCTGAACCATTCTTAGAAGATCAAAATGTCattccaaaacaaataaataaagatgattGTTTGTCAAttaaagaaaaactaaatacCAAATTGTCCCTTGCTTTGAATAAGAGAAAAAGAGAAATTGTTAAAACGGAGAAACCGAGtaaacaaagaaaaactatAAAAAGTCAAGAGAAAGTCATAAACAGGGAAATAGTCCATAGCTTTAAGTATGTCTCTGTTCAAATTGATCAGAGATTTGGTGAAATATGTATCCTTGATTCCGGGACCAATTTTAATATAGAG GTAATAAAAGAAATAGAGAAAGCTTTATTGTTTTTAGATTCCAGAGAAGATATATCTGTAACATTGTTATTGTCCACTAGTGGACAGATGTGCCTAAACTTAGATTTAAACCTTCTATTAACTAAGAGTCTTGATGACAGAACTAATGATGCTCATGAAATTGCTGAAACTATCAg atccTTACTGTGTACAATTCTGAACCACACAAAATTGTTGTGCACAGCTGTAGAGAGGGGATGCACTGGCCTTGGTTTCACATTAGTGGCATTAAGTGACATCACTTTTGCCTCTGAATTTGCTACTTTTGCACTAAGTAATGCCGAGAAAAATGCAGAATATAGTTTGACACCTGGTATCGCTATACTTAGTTATTTATTACCACAACCATTG cTCAACAATATTGTACTATTTGGGAGACAACTGTCTGCAACAGCAGCTGTGCAGAGTGGCCTTATTAGTCATTGCCTCTGGCCGGCAAGCTTTATAGAACAGCTACGAGTTGTCATAAAAGATATAGCTGCTCAACCTGCCCAA GACGTTTTACTAAAAAAGCAACTTTTAACCCTGAAGAAGACCGAATCAATGGATTCAATTAAGTCCAGccttgaaaaagaaaaagatatgTTTGTTAAATACTGGACCACCGTTGAGAGAAATGACGAATCCCATTAA
- the LOC101736904 gene encoding general transcription and DNA repair factor IIH helicase subunit XPB: MGPPKKFKRYDSKGGSDRSSKKKKVDEDITIDLVDDDNAENDGVPVAAMQDAEKNDQVPEDEFGAKDYRSQMPLKPDNASRPLWVAPNGHIFLEAFSPVYKHAHDFLIAIAEPVCRPQHIHEYKLTAYSLYAAVSVGLQTNDIIEYLQRLSKCAVPAGIVEFIKLCTLSYGKVKLVLKHNRYLVESKHVEVLQKLLKDPVIQQCRLRRDGDEDLLSNDLPAKPATSLAKPGEEKPPAANGAVPDDISQFYQQLDKDDDEEETSGVTANAAVAFEVDPDKIEVIQKRCIELEHPLLAEYDFRNDSINPDINIDLKPTAVLRPYQEKSLRKMFGNGRARSGVIVLPCGAGKSLVGVTAVCTVRKRALVLCNSGVSVEQWKQQFKCWSTADDSMICRFTSEAKDKPMGAGILVTTYSMITHGQRRSWEAEQTMKWLQAQEWGLVVLDEVHTIPAKMFRRVLTIVHSHAKLGLTATLLREDDKIADLNFLIGPKLYEANWLELQAAGYIARVQCAEVWCPMTPEFYREYLVQKINKKMLLYVMNPSKFRACQYLVRYHERRGDKTIVFSDNVFALRHYAVKMNKPYIYGPTSQSERIQILQNFKFNPKVNTIFVSKVADTSFDLPEANVLIQISSHGGSRRQEAQRLGRILRAKKGALAEEYNAFFYTLVSQDTLEMAYSRKRQRFLVNQGYSYKVITELKGMDQEPDMLYGTREEQGTLLSQVLAASETECEEEREGAVGGVSRRGGALSSLAGADDALYVERRGNQHNKHPLFKKFRY, translated from the exons ATGGGGCCCCCGAAGAAATTCAAGAGATATGACTCAAAAGGAGGAAGTGATAGATCAa gtaaaaagaaaaaagtagatGAGGATATAACAATAGATCTTGTAGATGATGATAATGCAGAAAACGATGGGGTCCCTGTTGCTGCCATGCAAGATGCTGAGAAGAATGATCAAGTACCTGAAGACGAATTTGGTGCTAAAGATTATAG AAGTCAAATGCCGCTTAAACCAGACAACGCCAGTCGTCCTTTATGGGTGGCACCCAATGGACATATTTTCTTGGAAGCATTTTCTCCAGTTTACAAACATGCTCATGATTTTTTGATTGCTATAGCTGAACCAGTTTGCAG ACCCCAACACATACATGAATACAAATTGACAGCGTACAGTTTGTACGCGGCAGTTTCGGTGGGCCTACAGACCAATGACATTATTGAGTACCTGCAGAGACTGAGCAAGTGTGCTGTACCGGCCGGCATCGTAGAGTTCATTAAACTATGTACCCTCTCTTATGGTAAAGTGAAGCTGGTGTTAAAACATAACAG GTATCTAGTCGAGAGTAAGCACGTGGAGGTACTGCAGAAGCTATTGAAAGATCCAGTGATTCAACAGTGCAGGCTGCGACGCGACGGCGACGAGGATCTGCTGTCCAACGACCTGCCCGCCAAGCCAGCCACGTCCCTCGCCAAACCAG GTGAAGAAAAACCACCGGCGGCGAACGGCGCTGTGCCCGACGACATCAGTCAGTTCTATCAGCAACTAGATAAGGATGACGACGAGGAGGAGACCTCTGGTGTTACTGCCAACGCAGCTGTTGCCTTTGAAGTGGATCCTGACAAAATCGAA GTAATACAAAAACGTTGTATCGAGTTGGAGCATCCATTGCTGGCTGAGTACGACTTCCGGAACGACTCCATCAATCCGGACATCAACATTGATCTTAAACCAACTGCCGTTTTGCGACCTTATCAAGAGAAGAGCTTGAGGAAAATGTTCGGCAACGGCAGGGCGAG GTCAGGCGTGATAGTGTTGCCGTGCGGCGCCGGCAAGTCGCTGGTGGGCGTGACGGCGGTGTGCACGGTGCGCAAGCGCGCCCTCGTGCTCTGCAACTCCGGCGTCTCCGTGGAACAGTGGAAGCAACAGTTCAAGTGCTGGTCCACGGCGGACGACAGCATGATCTGCAG GTTCACATCAGAAGCCAAGGACAAGCCGATGGGAGCGGGTATCCTCGTAACGACGTATTCCATGATAACTCACGGACAGAGACGCTCGTGGGAGGCCGAACAGACGATGAAGTGGCTCCAGGCCCAGGAGTGGGGCCTGGTCGTGCTCGACGAAGTGCACACGATACCTGCCAAAATGTTCCGCAGGGTGCTCACCATCGTGCACTCGCACGCCAAACTGG GTTTGACGGCGACCCTGCTGCGAGAGGACGACAAGATCGCGGACCTGAACTTCCTGATAGGCCCGAAGCTGTACGAGGCGAACTGGCTCGAGCTGCAGGCGGCCGGCTACATCGCGCGCGTGCAGTGCGCCGAGGTGTGGTGCCCCATGACGCCAGAGTTCTACAGGGAATACCTAGTGCAGAA AATAAACAAGAAAATGTTGTTGTACGTAATGAACCCGTCGAAGTTCCGCGCGTGCCAGTACCTGGTGCGCTACCACGAGCGGCGCGGCGACAAGACCATCGTGTTCTCCGACAACGTGTTCGCGCTCAGGCACTACGCCGTCAAGATGAACAag CCATACATCTACGGGCCGACGTCCCAGAGCGAGCGAATACAGATCCTCCAGAATTTCAAGTTCAACCCTAAAGTGAATACGATATTCGTGAGTAAAGTCGCCGACACCAGCTTCGATCTGCCCGAAGCGAACGTGCTTATACAGATCTCTTCGCACGGAGGCTCCAGGCGACAAGAGGCACAGAGATTAG GTCGTATTTTAAGAGCAAAGAAAGGCGCTTTGGCCGAAGAATATAATGCCTTTTTCTACACTCTAGTATCACAAGACACCTTGGAGATGGCTTACAGTAGAAAAAGACAAAGATTTCTTGTTAATCAGGGTTACAGTTATAAG gttatAACAGAACTAAAAGGTATGGATCAAGAGCCCGATATGCTGTATGGCACCCGCGAGGAACAAGGCACTTTACTCTCACAG GTGCTGGCGGCCTCTGAGACAGAGTGCGAGGAGGAGCGGGAGGGCGCGGTGGGGGGCGTGTCGCGGCGGGGGGGCGCGCTGTCGTCGCTGGCGGGCGCGGACGACGCGCTCTACGTGGAGCGCCGCGGCAACCAACACAACAAACATCCTCTCTTCAAGAAGTTCCGATATTAG
- the LOC119629152 gene encoding chromosome transmission fidelity protein 8 homolog yields the protein MQIYIDCKNVEGGVPEWAIIELQGLVQMKNENPTCATVVGDLHYYNRNRHPVLVLGHHVLNGKEVKLEQPMAVIQKTNLGDEIKYEVKAVVKKKLLFKSRPKPIICNVSENV from the coding sequence TAAAAATGTGGAAGGCGGCGTTCCGGAGTGGGCTATAATAGAACTGCAGGGACTCGTGCAGATGAAAAACGAGAATCCAACGTGCGCCACCGTCGTGGGCGACCTCCATTACTATAACAGAAACCGACATCCCGTGTTAGTGCTCGGTCATCACGTCCTGAACGGCAAGGAAGTAAAGCTCGAGCAACCCATGGCCGTCATACAAAAAACGAACTTGGGAGATGAAATTAAGTATGAAGTGAAGGCTGTTGTTAAGAAGAAGTTATTGTTCAAATCTAGACCTAAACCTATTATTTGTAATGTATCTGAAAatgtttga
- the LOC101742659 gene encoding leukocyte receptor cluster member 1 homolog translates to MNILPKKRWHVRTKENIARVRKDEAEAAEKEKQERIRTETADKESRLNILKQKSKERLLKSGIPQTNVGKSEIINEHVNLFANLEDAIKTTNKEHDKEVKAKQEEYEKQIGYLTYLGQDTNEALKKKNWYDVPPEASRYSRTNDIKDTYNKLVLKDEDGKPKTNCVEIKNGEFAWKQKQRLDPMNHIKRNKSYKLQSNEPNTKVHKKNKNRNDEKCPKMKLQKLREARLKREQQERCRTELFLKKLGGFGESSTEENNGKNKLNIIPKYNSQFNPELARQNYK, encoded by the exons atgaatatcttgccaaaaaaaag GTGGCATGTTCGGACTAAGGAAAATATTGCAAGGGTTAGAAAGGATGAAGCAGAAGCTGCAGAGAAGGAAAAACAAGAAAGAATAAGAACAGAAACTGCAGATAAAGAGTCAAGGCTCAATATACTAAAGCAAAAAAGCAAAGAGAGATTACTCAAATCAGGAATCCCACAAACAAATGTAGGAAAAAGTGAAATTATAAATGAACATGTCAACTTATTTGCAAATCTTGAAGATGctattaaaacaacaaacaaagaaCATGATAAAGAGGTAAAGGCCAAACAAGAAGAATATGAAAAACAAATTGGCTATTTAACTTATCTTGGACAAGATACAAATGAagctttaaaaaagaaaaattggtatgATGTTCCACCAGAGGCTTCTAGATATTCACGCACCAATGACATAAAAGATACCTATAATAAGCTAGTTTTGAAAGATGAAGATGgaaaaccaaaaacaaattgTGTGGAGATTAAAAATGGAGAATTCGCTTGGAAACAGAAGCAACGACTAGATCCCATGAATcacataaaaagaaacaaaagttaCAAACTTCAAAGTAACGAACCAAATACAAAGGTacataagaaaaacaaaaatcgtAATGACGAAAAGTGCCCAAAAATGAAACTACAAAAACTAAGAGAAGCTCGCCTTAAGAGAGAACAGCAGGAAAGGTGTAGAACAgaattatttctaaaaaaattagGTGGGTTTGGTGAAAGTTCAACAGAAGAAAACAATGGAAAAAATAAACTGAATATTATTCCTAAATATAATTCTCAGTTTAACCCTGAATTGGCAAGACagaattataaatga
- the LOC101742806 gene encoding uncharacterized protein LOC101742806, with amino-acid sequence MWFYVILLTLLNSYICIENETDEVILYYYGLEESERSLPFCEPRQACSALIPRYWRASALVRLCRCARRLRCDSPAKHNRRIAINNRAYLQFCQPVTSWPQCSNNAKALTVMTTHERMNPDELEELHHRNIHLEPPKIIFSCRCPEPNYWKLQSNYDNEYIFQCSSLPLCMTDEQCGHVNLNLYTLYQSCLCPKGHICIHEGGVAYTQITELLYIGKGWKAHCTQIANDSSYEDY; translated from the exons ATGTGGTTCTATGTTATTTTGTTaactttattaaattcatatatcTGCATTGAGAATGAAACCGACGaggttattttatattattatggctTG GAAGAGAGCGAGAGGAGTCTCCCGTTTTGCGAGCCTCGACAGGCGTGCTCGGCTTTGATCCCGCGCTACTGGCGTGCGAGCGCGCTCGTGCGGCTCTGTCGCTGCGCACGCCGGCTGCGGTGCGACTCTCCCGCAAAACATAACAGACGGATTGCAATCAACAACCGAGCTTATCTACAG TTTTGCCAACCGGTAACAAGCTGGCCACAGTGCTCCAACAACGCAAAAGCACTTACTGTGATGACAACACACGAACGTATGAACCCTGACGAATTAGAAGAATTACATCACAGGAATATACACCTAGAACCACCGAAAATCATATTTTCTTGTCGCTGTCCTGAACCAAACTATTGGAAACTGCAGTCTAACTATGATAATGAATACATTTTTCAGTGTTCTTCTTTACCATTATGCATGACCGATGAACAATGCGGACATGTAAATCTCAATCTTTATACATTATATCAGTCATGTCTATGTCCTAAAGGACACATTTGCATTCATGAAGGCGGAGTAGCTTACACACAGATAACAGAATTATTATACATAGGAAAGGGATGGAAGGCTCACTGTACACAAATAGCAAATGATTCTAGTTATGAAGACTATTAA